In one Oceanococcus atlanticus genomic region, the following are encoded:
- the coxB gene encoding cytochrome c oxidase subunit II — MGRLIWGLSGMVLASLAHAAEYNMPVGVTEISREVHGLHMLIFYICCAIGAAVFGVMIYSIIAHRKSVHPKPADFHESIKVEIAWTVLPFVILIAMAIPAAGTLIKMEDTSDADITIKITGYQWKWHYEYMDEGVSFFSNMDAKSNVARQLNSGINPADVPNYLLEVDEPLVLPVGKKVRLLLTSNDVIHAWWVPELATKKDAVPGYINQLWTKIDEPGIYRGQCAELCGRDHGFMPVVVRAVQLEEYERWIAERGGKVGGADEQSAAAEPVEVASADAPAVSSEPAELTRDQLMSEGEKVYKNYCSACHQADGSGMAAANFPPLTGSQIANGPVDAHIDMVLQGKNAMAAFAYLKDREIAAVVTYERNALGNAAGDVVQPAQIAARR, encoded by the coding sequence ATGGGACGATTGATTTGGGGCCTGTCGGGCATGGTGCTGGCCAGTTTGGCGCATGCTGCCGAATACAACATGCCCGTCGGTGTGACCGAGATCAGCCGGGAAGTGCATGGATTGCACATGCTGATTTTCTACATCTGCTGCGCGATTGGCGCCGCGGTGTTCGGCGTGATGATCTACTCCATCATCGCTCACCGTAAGTCGGTTCACCCCAAACCGGCGGATTTCCACGAGAGCATCAAGGTCGAGATTGCATGGACCGTGCTGCCCTTCGTCATTTTGATCGCAATGGCTATTCCGGCTGCCGGCACGCTGATCAAGATGGAGGACACCTCCGATGCCGATATCACCATCAAGATCACCGGCTATCAGTGGAAGTGGCACTACGAATATATGGATGAAGGCGTTTCGTTCTTCTCCAATATGGATGCCAAGAGTAACGTTGCGCGTCAGTTGAATTCGGGTATCAATCCTGCCGATGTGCCCAACTATCTGCTGGAAGTGGATGAGCCGCTGGTCCTGCCGGTTGGCAAGAAAGTGCGTTTGCTGCTGACCTCCAATGATGTCATCCACGCTTGGTGGGTGCCGGAGCTGGCGACCAAGAAGGACGCCGTTCCGGGCTACATCAACCAGCTGTGGACCAAGATTGATGAGCCCGGTATCTACCGTGGCCAGTGCGCTGAGCTGTGTGGTCGTGACCATGGCTTTATGCCGGTGGTTGTGCGTGCTGTTCAGCTTGAAGAGTATGAGCGTTGGATCGCCGAGCGTGGCGGCAAGGTTGGTGGCGCAGATGAACAGAGCGCTGCAGCCGAACCGGTTGAAGTGGCCAGTGCTGATGCGCCTGCGGTAAGCAGCGAGCCGGCCGAGCTGACCCGTGATCAGCTCATGTCGGAAGGTGAAAAGGTTTACAAGAACTACTGCTCGGCCTGCCATCAGGCGGATGGTTCGGGGATGGCGGCTGCCAATTTCCCGCCGTTGACGGGAAGTCAGATTGCGAACGGGCCGGTTGACGCCCACATCGACATGGTGCTGCAGGGCAAGAATGCCATGGCGGCCTTCGCATACCTCAAGGATCGCGAAATTGCCGCGGTCGTCACCTATGAACGTAATGCCCTGGGCAATGCCGCCGGCGATGTGGTTCAGCCGGCCCAAATTGCTGCCCGTCGCTAA
- the ctaD gene encoding cytochrome c oxidase subunit I, translating to MSEHHDSHHDDHGPEKGIMRWIKTTNHKDLGTLYLWFAFIMFFIGGVMSLIIRLELFSPGLQWVNPEFFNSMTTMHALIMIFGGVMPAFTGLANWMVPMMVGASDLALPRVNNWGFWILPFAFTLLLSTLFIDGGAPASGWTMYPPLVLQTGDAFPFMIFAIHLMGISSITGAINVIVTILNMRAPGMTLLKMPLFVWSWLITAYLLIATMPVLAGAVTMLLTDKYFGTSFFTAAGGGDPVMYQHIFWFFGHPEVYILILPAFGIVSTIIPTFARKTLFGYDSMVYAMASIAFLSFIVWAHHMFTVGMPLAGELFFMFATMLIAVPTGVKVFNWVATMWRGSMTFETPMLFALGFVFLFTIGGFSGLMLAIAPADFQYHDSYFVVAHFHYVLVPGAVFSIIAGMYYWMPKWTGHMYHEGLGKLHFWLSAIAINLTFFPQHFAGLAGMPRRIPDYAVQFTDWNVISSIGAFFFFIAQFIMAYNWIVNCVMRKGAPATARVWEGAHGLEWTVPSPAPYHTFETPPVISESEITAVHDEPATAPSRA from the coding sequence ATGAGCGAACATCACGATAGTCATCACGACGATCACGGCCCGGAAAAGGGCATCATGCGGTGGATAAAAACCACCAACCATAAAGATCTGGGCACCCTGTATCTGTGGTTTGCCTTCATCATGTTCTTCATCGGCGGCGTGATGTCGCTGATTATCCGTCTTGAGCTGTTCTCGCCTGGCCTGCAGTGGGTCAATCCGGAGTTCTTCAACTCCATGACCACCATGCATGCGCTGATCATGATTTTCGGTGGGGTGATGCCGGCCTTTACCGGTCTGGCCAACTGGATGGTCCCGATGATGGTTGGCGCCAGTGATCTGGCCCTGCCGCGTGTCAACAACTGGGGCTTCTGGATCCTGCCTTTCGCCTTCACCCTGCTGCTGTCGACTTTGTTCATTGACGGTGGGGCGCCGGCCAGCGGTTGGACCATGTACCCGCCGCTGGTGTTGCAGACCGGTGACGCATTCCCGTTCATGATCTTCGCGATCCACCTGATGGGGATTTCCTCGATCACTGGTGCGATCAACGTGATCGTGACCATTTTGAACATGCGCGCGCCGGGTATGACCCTGCTGAAAATGCCGTTGTTCGTATGGTCCTGGCTGATCACGGCCTACCTGTTGATTGCGACGATGCCGGTTCTGGCCGGTGCCGTGACCATGTTGCTGACCGACAAGTACTTCGGAACCAGCTTCTTCACCGCCGCCGGCGGTGGTGACCCGGTCATGTACCAGCACATCTTCTGGTTCTTCGGCCATCCCGAGGTCTACATCCTGATTCTGCCGGCTTTCGGTATCGTCTCCACGATCATTCCGACCTTCGCGCGCAAGACCTTGTTCGGCTACGACTCCATGGTCTACGCCATGGCTTCGATCGCATTCCTGTCGTTCATCGTGTGGGCCCACCACATGTTCACGGTGGGCATGCCGCTGGCTGGCGAGTTGTTCTTCATGTTCGCCACCATGCTTATCGCGGTGCCCACCGGGGTGAAAGTGTTCAACTGGGTGGCCACCATGTGGCGTGGGTCCATGACCTTCGAAACACCGATGTTGTTCGCGCTGGGCTTCGTGTTCCTGTTCACCATCGGCGGTTTTTCTGGGTTGATGCTGGCGATTGCTCCGGCTGATTTCCAGTACCACGACAGCTACTTTGTGGTTGCGCATTTCCACTATGTGCTGGTGCCGGGGGCTGTGTTCTCGATCATCGCCGGCATGTACTACTGGATGCCGAAGTGGACCGGGCACATGTATCACGAAGGTCTCGGCAAGCTGCATTTCTGGCTGTCGGCAATCGCCATTAACCTGACTTTCTTCCCGCAGCATTTCGCCGGTCTGGCGGGTATGCCGCGCCGTATTCCTGACTACGCCGTGCAGTTCACCGACTGGAACGTGATTTCGTCCATCGGCGCATTCTTCTTCTTCATCGCGCAGTTCATCATGGCCTACAACTGGATCGTGAACTGTGTCATGCGCAAGGGTGCTCCGGCGACCGCGCGCGTTTGGGAAGGGGCTCATGGGCTGGAATGGACTGTGCCGTCACCGGCGCCGTATCACACCTTTGAAACCCCGCCGGTGATCAGCGAGAGCGAAATCACCGCTGTGCACGATGAGCCGGCAACGGCACCGTCGCGGGCGTAA